The Streptomyces pactum genome contains a region encoding:
- a CDS encoding ArsR/SmtB family transcription factor produces MGHGAATTAQDAAARVRLDVDNVAKVATTLQALSTPSRLLILARLREGPLPATELAAAVGMEQSACSHQLRLLRNLGLVVGERRGRSVVYALHDHHVAELLDQAVYHVEHLRLGISDTAG; encoded by the coding sequence ATGGGTCACGGAGCCGCCACCACCGCGCAGGACGCCGCCGCACGCGTGCGCCTGGACGTGGACAACGTCGCGAAGGTCGCCACCACGCTCCAGGCCCTGTCCACCCCGTCCCGGCTGCTGATCCTCGCGCGGCTGCGCGAAGGGCCGCTGCCCGCCACCGAGTTGGCGGCGGCGGTCGGCATGGAGCAGTCGGCCTGCTCCCATCAGCTCCGGCTGCTGCGCAACCTGGGCCTGGTGGTGGGTGAGCGCCGCGGCCGGTCGGTGGTGTACGCGCTGCACGACCACCATGTCGCCGAGCTGCTCGACCAGGCCGTGTACCACGTGGAGCACCTGCGGCTGGGGATCAGCGACACGGCCGGGTGA
- a CDS encoding AlkA N-terminal domain-containing protein, producing MQTGMHTDTERCVRAVRSKGARFDGWFFTAVLTTRIYCRPSCPVVPPKPANMTFYPSAAACQQAGFRACKRCRPDTSPGSPQWNQRADLTARAMRLIADGVVDREGVPGLAARLGYSTRQVERQLLAELGAGPLALARAQRAQTARLLIETTPLPMADVAFAAGFSSVRTFNDTVREVFALSPSELRARVPKNRAAGSMPGAAPGSTPGALTLRLPFRTPLNPDNLFGHLAATAVPGVEEWRQGAYRRTLRLPYGHGIVALAPGPDHIACRLTLSDPRDLTVAISRCRRLLDLDADPAAVDDQLRADPLLAPLVDKAPGRRVPRTVDEAEFAVRAVLGQQVSTAAARTHAARLVTAHGDPVDDPEGGLTHLFPSAVALAAVDPETLAMPRTRRTTFTTLVSHLADGSLNLGVESDWAETRARLLALPGFGPWTADVIAMRALGDPDAFLPTDLGIRRAAGELGLPSTPAALTARAAAWRPWRAYAVQYLWATDSHPINFLPV from the coding sequence ATGCAGACGGGAATGCACACCGACACCGAGCGCTGCGTGCGCGCCGTCCGGTCCAAGGGCGCGCGGTTCGACGGCTGGTTCTTCACGGCCGTCCTGACCACCCGCATCTACTGTCGGCCGAGCTGCCCGGTGGTGCCGCCCAAGCCCGCGAACATGACCTTCTACCCGAGCGCGGCGGCCTGCCAGCAGGCCGGGTTCCGGGCGTGCAAACGCTGCCGCCCGGACACCAGCCCCGGCTCCCCGCAGTGGAACCAGCGCGCCGACCTCACGGCCCGCGCCATGCGGCTGATCGCCGACGGCGTCGTGGACCGCGAGGGCGTGCCAGGCCTCGCCGCCCGGCTCGGCTACAGCACCCGGCAGGTCGAACGCCAGCTCCTCGCCGAGCTGGGGGCGGGCCCCCTGGCGCTCGCCCGCGCGCAGCGCGCCCAGACCGCCCGCCTGCTCATCGAGACGACCCCGCTGCCGATGGCGGACGTCGCCTTCGCCGCCGGTTTCTCCTCCGTCCGCACCTTCAACGACACGGTCCGCGAGGTCTTCGCACTCTCCCCGAGCGAGTTGCGCGCCCGCGTCCCGAAGAACCGTGCCGCCGGCTCCATGCCGGGCGCCGCCCCCGGCTCCACCCCGGGCGCCCTGACCCTGCGCCTCCCGTTCCGTACCCCGCTCAACCCCGACAACCTCTTCGGCCACCTCGCCGCCACCGCCGTACCCGGCGTGGAGGAGTGGCGGCAGGGCGCGTACCGCCGCACCCTGCGCCTCCCGTACGGTCACGGCATCGTGGCCCTCGCCCCCGGCCCCGACCACATCGCCTGCCGCCTCACCCTCAGCGACCCGCGTGACCTGACCGTCGCCATCAGCCGCTGCCGGCGCCTGCTCGACCTGGACGCCGACCCGGCGGCCGTCGACGACCAACTGCGCGCCGACCCGCTGCTGGCGCCGCTGGTCGACAAGGCACCCGGGCGTCGGGTGCCGCGCACGGTGGACGAGGCGGAGTTCGCCGTACGGGCCGTACTCGGCCAGCAGGTCTCCACCGCCGCCGCCCGCACCCACGCCGCCCGTCTGGTCACCGCACACGGCGACCCGGTGGACGACCCGGAGGGCGGCCTGACCCACCTCTTCCCGTCGGCGGTGGCGCTGGCCGCGGTGGACCCGGAGACCCTGGCGATGCCCCGCACTCGCCGCACGACCTTCACCACCCTCGTCTCCCACCTGGCCGACGGCTCGCTCAACCTGGGCGTCGAGTCCGACTGGGCCGAGACCCGCGCCCGGCTCCTCGCCCTCCCCGGGTTCGGCCCCTGGACCGCCGACGTCATCGCCATGCGCGCCCTCGGCGACCCCGACGCCTTCCTCCCCACCGACCTCGGCATCCGCCGCGCCGCCGGAGAACTGGGCCTGCCCTCGACACCGGCGGCGCTCACCGCCCGGGCGGCGGCCTGGCGGCCCTGGCGGGCGTACGCCGTCCAGTACCTGTGGGCGACCGACAGCCACCCGATCAACTTCCTGCCCGTGTGA
- a CDS encoding ABC transporter ATP-binding protein, with protein sequence MTERAPVLSVRGLSVRFLMPGARRVAAVTDAHFDVAAGECLALIGESGCGKSVLASALLGLLPGNAQTAGSAVLGDLDLLAADERTLARTVRGRLIGLVPQSPAAHLTPVRTIRSQLEETVAELTAVRGRAALRTAAEAAAERAAFPVDHLDRHPHELSGGLAQRAATALALVGDAPLLLADEPTTGLDRDLVDRTVDELRRHVDHAGRKGGTAADGRALLMITHDLAAAERVADRIAVMYAGRIVELTDATDFFGSGGPRHPYSRGLLDALPDRAFIPVPGLPPELGSLPDGCAFAPRCDRATDSCAVLPPRTAAVACHHPHAVLTEAADRA encoded by the coding sequence GTGACAGAGCGAGCCCCCGTGCTGTCGGTGCGCGGTCTGTCGGTGCGCTTCCTGATGCCGGGCGCACGCCGCGTCGCCGCCGTCACCGACGCGCACTTCGACGTGGCGGCCGGCGAGTGCCTGGCCCTGATCGGCGAGAGCGGCTGCGGCAAGTCCGTGCTCGCCTCCGCCCTGCTCGGGCTGCTGCCGGGCAACGCGCAGACCGCGGGCAGCGCCGTGCTCGGTGACCTGGACCTGCTCGCCGCCGACGAGCGGACCCTGGCCCGCACCGTACGGGGCCGGCTCATCGGACTCGTCCCGCAGAGCCCGGCCGCCCACCTCACCCCGGTCCGCACCATCCGCTCGCAACTGGAGGAGACGGTCGCGGAACTCACCGCCGTCCGTGGCCGCGCCGCCCTGCGCACGGCCGCCGAGGCCGCCGCCGAGCGCGCCGCGTTCCCGGTGGACCACCTCGACCGCCACCCCCACGAACTCTCCGGCGGCCTCGCCCAGCGCGCCGCCACCGCCCTCGCCCTCGTCGGCGACGCCCCGCTGCTGCTCGCCGACGAGCCGACCACCGGCCTCGACCGGGACCTGGTGGACCGCACCGTCGACGAGCTGCGGCGACATGTCGACCATGCCGGCCGCAAGGGCGGCACGGCGGCCGACGGCCGCGCCCTGCTGATGATCACCCACGATCTGGCCGCCGCCGAACGCGTCGCCGACCGGATCGCCGTGATGTACGCGGGCCGGATCGTCGAACTGACCGACGCCACAGACTTCTTCGGCTCCGGCGGCCCACGCCACCCCTACAGCAGGGGCCTGCTCGACGCCCTGCCCGACCGCGCCTTCATCCCCGTCCCCGGCCTGCCGCCGGAACTCGGCTCCCTTCCGGACGGCTGCGCCTTCGCCCCCCGCTGCGACCGGGCCACCGACTCCTGCGCCGTGCTGCCGCCGCGGACCGCGGCGGTCGCCTGCCACCACCCGCACGCAGTGCTCACGGAGGCCGCCGACCGTGCTTGA
- a CDS encoding methylated-DNA--[protein]-cysteine S-methyltransferase — MPPRKQHTVTDSPYGALTLVAEDGVLCGLYMTDQRHRPPEESFGTADDGPFAQVEEQLAAYFAGELKDFTLDLRLNGTPFQRTVWDQLRRIPYGQTRTYGELAAALGKPAASRAVGLANGRNPVGIVVPCHRVIGASGGLTGYGGGLERKQRLLDFERGSALF, encoded by the coding sequence GTGCCACCCCGCAAACAGCACACCGTGACCGACAGCCCGTACGGCGCGCTCACCCTCGTCGCCGAGGACGGCGTCCTGTGCGGCCTCTACATGACCGACCAGCGCCACCGCCCGCCGGAAGAGAGCTTCGGCACGGCCGACGACGGGCCGTTCGCACAGGTGGAGGAGCAACTGGCCGCGTACTTCGCCGGCGAGCTGAAGGACTTCACCCTCGACCTGCGTCTGAACGGCACTCCGTTCCAGCGCACCGTCTGGGACCAGCTCCGCCGCATCCCGTACGGCCAGACCCGCACGTACGGAGAACTCGCCGCCGCCCTCGGCAAGCCGGCCGCGTCCCGGGCCGTGGGCCTCGCCAACGGCCGCAACCCGGTCGGCATCGTCGTTCCCTGTCACCGCGTCATCGGCGCGAGCGGCGGCCTCACCGGCTACGGCGGTGGCCTGGAGCGCAAGCAGCGTCTGCTGGACTTCGAACGGGGGTCGGCGCTCTTCTAG
- a CDS encoding ABC transporter ATP-binding protein, whose amino-acid sequence MLELRAVTAGYDKNTPVIRDISLSVAPGESVGLLGPSGCGKSTLARVAALLHRPDAGALVVDGTPVRRWRHRAPREQRTAFGVVFQQARLSADPRLALADLIAEPLRATGRREGVAGRVAELAATVGLTADLLSRRPHEVSDGQLQRACLARALVLRPRWLVCDEMTAMLDASTTAALVRVVEDYRAATGAGLLAVGHDRVLLDRWCDRTVEWATLTGH is encoded by the coding sequence GTGCTTGAACTGCGTGCCGTCACCGCCGGATACGACAAGAACACCCCCGTGATCCGGGACATCTCCCTGTCCGTGGCACCGGGCGAGTCCGTCGGACTGCTCGGCCCGAGCGGCTGCGGCAAGTCCACCCTCGCGCGCGTCGCCGCCCTGCTGCACCGTCCCGACGCCGGCGCCCTGGTCGTCGACGGCACACCCGTGCGGCGCTGGCGCCACCGTGCCCCGCGCGAACAGCGCACCGCCTTCGGCGTCGTCTTCCAGCAGGCCCGGCTCTCCGCCGACCCCCGGCTGGCGCTCGCCGACCTGATCGCCGAACCGCTGCGCGCCACCGGCCGGCGCGAGGGCGTCGCCGGCCGGGTCGCCGAACTGGCCGCCACCGTGGGCCTGACCGCCGACCTGCTGAGCAGGCGCCCGCACGAGGTCAGCGACGGCCAGTTGCAGCGCGCCTGCCTCGCCCGCGCCCTCGTGCTGCGCCCGCGCTGGCTGGTGTGCGACGAGATGACGGCGATGCTCGACGCCTCGACCACCGCCGCCCTGGTCCGCGTCGTGGAGGACTACCGGGCCGCCACCGGCGCGGGCCTGCTCGCCGTCGGCCACGACCGCGTCCTGCTCGACCGCTGGTGCGACCGCACCGTCGAGTGGGCCACGCTGACGGGCCACTGA
- a CDS encoding glyoxalase superfamily protein — protein sequence MDEEVVPILRVADAAAAVRWYARLGFAEQWAHRFEPGLPAFVEVARGRVRLFLSEHTGDARPGTLVYLRVADVDAVAAEFAVRVEEAPWAREIELRDPDGNRLRVGTPIE from the coding sequence GTGGACGAGGAGGTCGTTCCGATCCTGCGCGTGGCCGACGCCGCGGCGGCCGTGCGCTGGTACGCGCGGCTGGGCTTCGCCGAGCAGTGGGCGCACCGTTTCGAACCGGGTCTGCCGGCCTTCGTGGAGGTGGCGCGCGGGCGGGTGCGGCTGTTCCTGTCGGAGCACACCGGGGACGCGCGGCCGGGCACCCTGGTGTATCTGCGGGTGGCGGACGTCGACGCGGTCGCCGCCGAGTTCGCGGTGCGGGTCGAGGAGGCGCCCTGGGCGCGCGAGATCGAGCTGCGGGACCCGGACGGCAACCGCCTGCGTGTCGGCACACCGATCGAGTGA
- a CDS encoding DUF72 domain-containing protein: MGDVLVGACSWTDRQLVASGWYPRGRRDAEGRLRHYAARLPVVEVDSGYYALPSRRNSELWVERTPDGFRFDVKAFSLLTGHPTRPEALPADLRTADPGPLRRGRASAGLLDEVWGRFAEAVGPLRKAGRLGTVLFQFPPWFAPGPVAEAALETCARRTEGWPLAVEFRHPGWWEPERAEATHALLSALGASAVGTDMAQHLPASLPAIAPVTRPALAVVRFHGRSTAWGRGGKEDRFRHDYDVAELAARVPRLRRAARQSEELHVLFNNCCGDAAVRAAETMRGLLTRPCR; encoded by the coding sequence ATGGGTGACGTACTGGTGGGAGCGTGTTCCTGGACGGACCGGCAACTGGTCGCGAGCGGCTGGTATCCGCGCGGACGGCGGGACGCCGAGGGGCGGCTGCGGCACTACGCCGCTCGGCTGCCGGTCGTCGAAGTGGACTCCGGGTACTACGCGTTGCCGAGCCGGCGCAACAGTGAGCTGTGGGTGGAGCGCACGCCGGACGGGTTCCGCTTCGACGTCAAGGCGTTCTCGCTGCTGACCGGCCACCCCACACGCCCGGAGGCACTGCCCGCCGACCTGCGCACGGCCGACCCCGGCCCGCTCAGGCGCGGGCGGGCGAGTGCGGGACTGCTCGACGAGGTGTGGGGGCGCTTCGCCGAGGCGGTCGGGCCGCTGCGCAAGGCCGGGCGCCTCGGCACCGTGCTGTTCCAGTTCCCGCCGTGGTTCGCACCCGGTCCCGTCGCCGAGGCGGCGCTCGAGACCTGCGCCCGGCGCACGGAGGGCTGGCCGCTCGCCGTGGAGTTCCGGCATCCGGGGTGGTGGGAGCCGGAACGGGCGGAGGCCACCCACGCGTTGCTGTCCGCCCTGGGCGCGTCGGCCGTCGGTACGGACATGGCCCAGCACCTGCCCGCGTCCCTGCCCGCCATCGCTCCGGTGACCCGGCCCGCCCTCGCCGTCGTACGGTTCCACGGCCGCAGCACGGCCTGGGGGAGGGGCGGCAAGGAGGACCGCTTCCGCCACGACTACGACGTGGCCGAACTCGCCGCCCGGGTGCCCCGGCTGCGGCGCGCGGCCCGGCAGAGCGAAGAGCTGCACGTGCTGTTCAACAACTGCTGCGGGGACGCCGCCGTACGCGCCGCCGAGACCATGCGGGGGCTGCTCACCCGGCCGTGTCGCTGA
- a CDS encoding alkaline phosphatase D family protein yields the protein MTPPLTSSPSSLKRRGFLGIAGAAGAAGAGAVLLGAGAAPVASAAPAAPGNVPADPFRLGVASGDPLPDGVVLWTRLAPKPLDDDGGMPRRPVAVRWEIALDERFRKVVKRGVEHAVPAEAHTVHADVRGLRPHHEYYYRFRAGHAVSPVGRTRTAPAPGTSPTVDFAFASCANWEQGHFTAYRHMAGERPDVVFHLGDYLYEYAAGVNGDVRTHHGDEMNTLAEYRARHAQYKSDPDLRLLHATAPFVVTWDDHETDNNYADLSPENGDAGQGNDTTAHFAARRRAAYQAYWEHMPLRRLRKPVDTALPLYRRLEFGATATFSVLDTRQYRTNQPYGDKWQVSGPEQWDPKATILGDEQHAWLERSLSRSRSAWNVLPQQIYFANWDAVAGPDDGGYNDGWDGYRVSRDRVLGYVEERRIDNFVVLTGDVHNNWTNDLRRDFERPETRLLGSEFVTTSITSGGDGSATHDPGRVYWDENPHTKYYSSRRGYVRCSVSRDRYTADYRVVDYVTRPGAPVRTDKSFVIEAGVPGVRDA from the coding sequence ATGACCCCGCCGCTCACCAGCTCTCCGAGCTCCCTGAAGAGAAGGGGTTTCCTCGGCATCGCGGGTGCCGCGGGTGCCGCGGGTGCCGGTGCGGTGCTGCTCGGCGCCGGTGCCGCCCCCGTCGCGAGCGCCGCGCCCGCCGCGCCGGGCAACGTCCCGGCCGACCCGTTCCGGCTCGGCGTCGCGTCCGGTGACCCGCTCCCCGACGGCGTCGTGCTCTGGACCCGCCTGGCACCGAAACCCCTCGACGACGACGGCGGCATGCCCCGGCGGCCCGTCGCCGTCCGATGGGAGATCGCCCTCGACGAACGGTTCAGGAAGGTCGTCAAGCGCGGCGTGGAGCACGCCGTGCCCGCCGAGGCGCACACCGTCCACGCCGACGTGCGCGGCCTGCGGCCCCACCACGAGTACTACTACCGCTTCCGCGCCGGCCACGCAGTCTCACCGGTCGGCCGCACCCGCACCGCCCCGGCCCCCGGCACCTCACCCACCGTCGACTTCGCCTTCGCCTCCTGCGCCAACTGGGAGCAGGGCCACTTCACGGCGTACCGGCACATGGCCGGGGAGCGCCCCGACGTGGTCTTCCACCTCGGCGACTACCTCTACGAGTACGCCGCCGGCGTCAACGGCGACGTGCGCACGCACCACGGCGACGAGATGAACACCCTCGCCGAGTACCGCGCGCGGCACGCCCAGTACAAGTCCGACCCCGACCTGCGGCTGCTGCACGCCACGGCGCCGTTCGTCGTCACCTGGGACGACCACGAGACCGACAACAACTACGCCGACCTGAGCCCGGAGAACGGCGACGCCGGCCAGGGCAACGACACCACCGCCCACTTCGCCGCCCGCCGCCGGGCCGCCTACCAGGCGTACTGGGAGCACATGCCGCTGCGCCGCCTGCGCAAGCCGGTGGACACGGCGCTGCCGCTGTACCGGCGCCTCGAGTTCGGCGCCACCGCGACGTTCAGCGTGCTGGACACCCGCCAGTACCGCACCAACCAGCCCTACGGCGACAAGTGGCAGGTCTCCGGCCCGGAGCAGTGGGACCCGAAGGCCACCATCCTCGGCGACGAGCAGCACGCCTGGCTGGAGCGGAGCCTGTCGCGGTCGCGCTCGGCCTGGAACGTGCTCCCGCAGCAGATCTACTTCGCCAACTGGGACGCCGTCGCGGGCCCGGACGACGGCGGCTACAACGACGGCTGGGACGGCTACCGCGTCTCCCGCGACCGGGTGCTCGGCTACGTCGAGGAGCGCCGCATCGACAACTTCGTCGTCCTCACCGGGGACGTGCACAACAACTGGACCAACGACCTGCGCCGCGACTTCGAACGCCCCGAGACGCGGCTGCTGGGCAGCGAGTTCGTCACCACGTCGATCACCTCGGGCGGCGACGGCTCGGCCACCCACGACCCCGGCCGGGTGTACTGGGACGAGAACCCGCACACCAAGTACTACAGCAGCCGCCGCGGCTACGTCCGCTGCTCGGTCTCCAGGGACCGGTACACCGCCGACTACCGGGTCGTCGACTACGTCACCCGGCCCGGTGCCCCGGTCCGCACCGACAAGTCGTTCGTGATCGAGGCGGGTGTGCCGGGAGTCCGGGACGCCTGA
- a CDS encoding glycoside hydrolase family 2 TIM barrel-domain containing protein, with amino-acid sequence MPHSPVSPAGSPAPRPRPLVSRRRLLEGGAAVLGALALSSASPLSAHAAGRRAAAGEAPEWNDFGVFRLGTEPPHTTLMPYADVRAALAGDRTRSPYRLSLDGTWKFACADRPEDRDADFHRTDTDDGDWETIPVPSVWQLHGHDFPIYLNITYPYSGPNGLGEDPRPPAAPTRYNPVGQYRRTFTVPRDWDGRRTFLHFEGVKSAHYVWINGELVGYDEDSYTPSEYDITDHLKRGTNQIAVEVYRYADGDWLEDQDMIRLSGIFRSVYLYSTPAVHLRDFKLDTPLNGTYTDAELAVTASVRAYGDGHAGRYTVETQLYDARGHAVWSRPLEQSADLGTAGAGQDVTVRAAKAVPKPRLWSAEHPHLYTAVLRLRDPAGKVAETLSHRVGFREFALKDGLMRINGEPVSFRGTNRHEMHPARGTALSREDLVEDIKIIKRMNMNSVRTSHYPNNPLWYELADEYGLYLVDETNLETHGIRDEYPGDHPDWTEACVARAQNMVHRDKNHASVVIWSLGNEAGGGSTFTAMHDWIRSYDPTRVIQYEGDDRPGISDIRSEMYDSPQRVEQRAKDTSDTRPYVMIEYSHAMGNSNGNFKKYWDIVRRYDVLQGGWIWDFADQSLYTPVPVRTLLTETGPAALRGEILATRGGLDRDKGLSGGTVFERDDSLDLTDSLTLEAWVTPHYTGHHQPILAKGDTQYALKQTDRRLEFFIHSGGQWITASWTVPDDWTGREHHIAGVFDADAQALTLYVDGTVRATRTTDRRPSRNTAPLALATDADTQTREFSGTIRRARVYARALGATELASDGRGPGDDGVRFWFDAATVKAGEKRPKDKRFLAYGGDWGDNPNDGAFVADGIVTADRGHTGKATEVKRVYQAVNAARTPGGGPGAVTLTNEYLFTGLREFDGRWSLVADGKVVRRGKLTRGQLDVAPRSSKDITVPVRLPGDAGPGTEYFLELSFTTKESTPWAEAGFEVARQQLPVEADGPDVTPVRLESVPALRHDDRDEDVRISGRGFSVTVDKRTGTISSYEARGNRLLTSGPAPNFWRAPTDNDKGNGQHTRNQTWRDAGARRKVTDVTVRALGEKAVEISVAGTLPTTVESTYTTTYTVFGNGEIKVDNTLHPGAANLPYIPEVGTLLFLPRRLDRLHYYGRGPEENHWDRNTGTDVGLYSGTVAEQWTPYIRPQENGNKTDVRWIALTDRHGVGLLASGEPLLEANASFFTPEDLSAGVRHDYQLTPRDEVVLRLNHRQMGVGGDNSWGAHTHDEFKLFADRDYSYTYRLRPLADVRDAMAASRRPTATE; translated from the coding sequence ATGCCGCACTCGCCCGTGTCACCCGCCGGATCCCCGGCCCCCCGCCCCCGGCCGCTCGTCAGCCGCCGCCGCCTTCTGGAGGGCGGTGCCGCAGTCCTCGGCGCCCTCGCCCTGTCGTCCGCGTCGCCCCTCTCGGCGCACGCGGCCGGCCGGCGGGCGGCGGCCGGTGAGGCCCCGGAGTGGAACGACTTCGGAGTCTTCCGCCTCGGCACCGAGCCGCCGCACACCACGCTCATGCCGTACGCGGACGTGAGAGCGGCCCTCGCCGGCGACCGCACCCGCTCGCCGTACCGGCTCAGCCTCGACGGCACCTGGAAGTTCGCCTGCGCCGACCGCCCAGAGGACCGGGACGCCGACTTCCACCGCACCGACACCGACGACGGCGACTGGGAGACCATCCCGGTCCCGTCCGTGTGGCAACTGCACGGCCACGACTTCCCGATCTACCTCAACATCACCTACCCGTACTCGGGCCCCAACGGCCTCGGCGAGGACCCGCGGCCGCCCGCCGCGCCGACCCGCTACAACCCGGTCGGCCAGTACCGGCGCACCTTCACCGTCCCGCGCGACTGGGACGGCCGCCGCACCTTCCTCCACTTCGAGGGCGTCAAGTCCGCCCACTACGTCTGGATCAACGGCGAACTGGTCGGCTACGACGAGGACTCCTACACACCCTCCGAGTACGACATCACCGACCACCTCAAGCGCGGCACCAACCAGATCGCCGTGGAGGTGTACCGCTACGCCGACGGCGACTGGCTCGAGGACCAGGACATGATCCGGCTGAGCGGCATCTTCCGCTCCGTCTACCTGTACTCCACGCCGGCCGTCCACCTGCGCGACTTCAAGCTGGACACCCCGCTGAACGGCACGTACACGGACGCCGAGCTGGCGGTCACCGCGAGCGTGCGGGCGTACGGCGACGGCCACGCCGGCCGGTACACCGTCGAGACCCAGCTCTACGACGCGCGCGGCCACGCCGTCTGGTCCCGGCCGCTGGAGCAGTCCGCCGACCTCGGCACGGCCGGCGCCGGCCAGGACGTCACCGTACGGGCGGCGAAGGCCGTACCGAAGCCCAGGCTGTGGTCGGCCGAGCACCCCCACCTCTACACGGCCGTACTGCGCCTGCGGGATCCGGCGGGCAAGGTGGCCGAGACCCTGTCGCACCGCGTGGGTTTCCGCGAGTTCGCGCTCAAGGACGGGCTGATGCGGATCAACGGCGAGCCCGTCTCCTTCCGCGGCACCAACCGCCACGAGATGCATCCCGCCCGCGGCACGGCCCTCAGCCGCGAGGACCTGGTCGAGGACATCAAGATCATCAAGCGGATGAACATGAACAGCGTCCGCACCTCGCACTACCCGAACAATCCCCTCTGGTACGAACTCGCCGACGAGTACGGCCTCTACCTCGTCGACGAGACCAACCTGGAGACGCACGGCATCCGCGACGAGTACCCCGGCGACCACCCGGACTGGACCGAGGCCTGCGTGGCCCGCGCCCAGAACATGGTCCACCGCGACAAGAACCACGCCTCGGTCGTCATCTGGTCGCTGGGCAACGAGGCCGGCGGGGGCAGCACCTTCACCGCCATGCACGACTGGATCCGCTCCTACGACCCCACCCGCGTCATCCAGTACGAGGGCGACGACCGCCCCGGGATCAGCGACATCCGCTCCGAGATGTACGACTCCCCGCAGCGCGTCGAGCAGCGGGCGAAGGACACCTCCGACACCCGGCCCTACGTCATGATCGAGTACTCCCACGCGATGGGGAACTCCAACGGCAACTTCAAGAAGTACTGGGACATCGTCCGCCGGTACGACGTGCTCCAGGGCGGCTGGATCTGGGACTTCGCCGACCAGTCCCTGTACACGCCCGTGCCGGTGCGCACCCTGCTGACCGAGACCGGACCGGCCGCGCTGCGCGGGGAGATCCTCGCCACCCGCGGCGGCCTCGACCGTGACAAGGGCCTGTCCGGCGGCACGGTCTTCGAGCGCGACGACAGCCTCGACCTCACCGACTCCCTGACCCTGGAGGCCTGGGTCACCCCGCACTACACGGGACACCACCAACCCATCCTCGCCAAGGGCGACACCCAGTACGCGCTGAAGCAGACCGACCGGCGACTGGAGTTCTTCATCCACTCCGGCGGCCAGTGGATCACCGCGAGCTGGACCGTGCCGGACGACTGGACCGGCCGGGAGCACCACATCGCGGGCGTCTTCGACGCCGACGCCCAGGCCCTGACCCTGTACGTCGACGGCACCGTACGGGCCACCCGCACCACCGACCGGCGGCCCAGCCGCAACACCGCACCCCTCGCGCTCGCCACCGACGCCGACACCCAGACCCGGGAGTTCAGCGGCACGATCCGCCGCGCCCGCGTCTACGCCCGCGCGCTCGGCGCCACCGAACTGGCCTCCGACGGCCGCGGCCCCGGGGACGACGGCGTACGGTTCTGGTTCGACGCCGCGACCGTCAAGGCCGGCGAGAAGCGGCCGAAGGACAAGCGGTTCCTCGCGTACGGCGGCGACTGGGGCGACAATCCCAACGACGGCGCCTTCGTCGCGGACGGCATCGTCACCGCCGACCGCGGGCACACCGGTAAGGCCACCGAGGTCAAGCGCGTCTACCAGGCCGTCAACGCCGCCCGCACCCCCGGCGGCGGCCCCGGCGCCGTCACCCTCACCAACGAGTACCTGTTCACCGGCCTGCGCGAGTTCGACGGCCGCTGGTCACTCGTCGCCGACGGCAAGGTCGTACGGCGCGGAAAGCTGACCCGCGGCCAGCTCGACGTGGCGCCGCGGTCCAGCAAGGACATCACCGTCCCCGTCCGACTGCCGGGCGACGCCGGCCCCGGCACGGAGTACTTCCTGGAACTCTCCTTCACCACCAAGGAGTCCACGCCGTGGGCCGAGGCCGGCTTCGAGGTGGCCCGGCAGCAGCTCCCGGTCGAGGCCGACGGCCCCGACGTGACCCCCGTACGCCTGGAGAGCGTCCCGGCCCTGCGCCACGACGACCGCGACGAGGACGTCAGGATCAGCGGCAGGGGCTTCTCCGTCACCGTCGACAAGCGCACCGGCACCATCTCCTCCTACGAGGCGAGGGGCAACCGGCTGCTCACCTCCGGGCCCGCGCCCAACTTCTGGCGGGCGCCCACCGACAACGACAAGGGCAACGGCCAGCACACCCGCAACCAGACCTGGCGCGACGCCGGCGCCCGGCGGAAGGTCACGGACGTCACGGTGCGGGCCCTGGGCGAGAAGGCCGTCGAGATCAGCGTCGCCGGCACGCTGCCCACCACGGTGGAGTCCACGTACACCACCACGTACACGGTGTTCGGCAACGGTGAGATCAAGGTCGACAACACCCTGCATCCGGGCGCCGCGAACCTGCCCTACATCCCCGAGGTCGGCACCCTGCTCTTCCTGCCGCGCCGCCTGGACCGCCTGCACTACTACGGCCGGGGCCCCGAGGAGAACCACTGGGACCGCAACACCGGCACCGACGTCGGCCTGTACTCCGGGACCGTCGCCGAGCAGTGGACCCCGTACATCCGCCCGCAGGAGAACGGCAACAAGACCGACGTCCGCTGGATCGCCCTCACCGACCGGCACGGCGTGGGCCTGCTCGCCTCCGGCGAACCCCTGCTGGAAGCGAACGCCTCCTTCTTCACGCCGGAGGACCTGTCGGCCGGCGTACGCCACGACTACCAGCTCACGCCCAGGGACGAGGTCGTCCTGCGCCTGAACCACCGCCAGATGGGCGTCGGCGGCGACAACAGTTGGGGCGCGCACACCCACGACGAGTTCAAGCTCTTCGCCGACCGGGACTACTCCTACACCTACCGGCTGCGCCCGTTGGCGGACGTGCGGGACGCGATGGCGGCCTCGCGGCGGCCCACGGCGACCGAATAG